A genomic stretch from Brucella sp. BE17 includes:
- a CDS encoding substrate-binding domain-containing protein, translated as MRRKLLGVAFAALAAGGMAFTGAASAQDKKVTIGVSIPAADHGWTSGVVYHAERVAKLLMEEHPGLNVIVKTSPDAASQANALQDLAVQGLDGLVVLPTDPDPLVNAIKEVKDKGTFVALVDRAPSTNDNAIRDLYVAGNNTALGQVAGEYIKETTPDAQVVVIRGLPIPIDQQRQDGFDKGIEGSNVKILDRQYGNWSRDDAFRVMQDFLTKHQKIDVVWCQDDDMAVGVLEAIKQANREDIQYIIGGAGSKDMIKKVMDGDKLVPVDVLYPPAMVATAMQITAGHFYDQIPVSGEYILDATLVTKDNAEQFYFPDSPF; from the coding sequence ATGCGAAGGAAATTATTGGGCGTTGCTTTCGCCGCTCTGGCCGCAGGGGGCATGGCTTTCACAGGGGCTGCCAGTGCGCAGGATAAGAAGGTCACCATTGGCGTGTCCATTCCGGCGGCTGATCATGGCTGGACCTCTGGTGTCGTCTACCATGCGGAGCGCGTGGCAAAACTCCTGATGGAAGAGCATCCGGGTCTTAATGTCATCGTCAAGACGTCGCCGGATGCTGCGAGCCAGGCCAACGCCTTGCAGGATCTGGCGGTGCAGGGGCTTGACGGTCTCGTTGTCCTGCCGACCGATCCAGATCCGCTCGTCAATGCCATCAAGGAGGTCAAGGACAAGGGTACTTTCGTCGCTCTTGTCGACCGTGCCCCCAGCACCAACGACAATGCAATCCGCGATCTCTATGTCGCTGGCAACAACACGGCCCTTGGTCAGGTTGCCGGCGAATATATCAAGGAAACCACGCCGGATGCGCAAGTCGTGGTCATTCGCGGTTTGCCGATCCCCATTGATCAGCAGCGTCAGGATGGTTTCGACAAGGGTATTGAAGGTTCCAACGTCAAAATTCTCGACCGTCAATATGGCAACTGGAGCCGCGACGATGCTTTCCGCGTGATGCAGGATTTCTTGACCAAGCATCAGAAGATCGATGTGGTCTGGTGTCAGGATGACGACATGGCCGTTGGCGTGCTCGAAGCCATCAAGCAGGCCAATCGTGAGGACATTCAGTATATCATTGGTGGTGCAGGCTCCAAGGACATGATCAAGAAAGTCATGGACGGCGACAAGCTGGTGCCGGTTGATGTGCTTTATCCGCCGGCAATGGTGGCGACCGCCATGCAGATCACTGCCGGTCATTTCTATGACCAGATTCCGGTCAGCGGCGAATATATTCTCGATGCAACGCTCGTCACAAAAGACAATGCCGAGCAGTTCTATTTCCCGGATTCGCCGTTCTAA
- a CDS encoding sugar phosphate isomerase/epimerase, giving the protein MKTIKGPGIFLGQFAGDAAPFNSWDSITKWAAEKGYAGVQVPTWASQLIDLKKASESKDYCDEFAGVAKENGVEVTELSTHLQGQLVAVHPAYDEAFDGFAVPEVRGNPKARQEWAVEQVKMAIRASRHLGITAHATFSGALAWPFIYPWPQRPAGLVETAFEELARRWTPILDHADEHGVDICYEIHPGEDLHDGISFEMFLERVNNHSRANMLYDPSHYVLQCLDYIDNIDIYKDRIKMFHVKDAEFNPTGRQGVYGGYQGWVERAGRFRSLGDGQVDFGAVFSKMAANDFDGWAVVEWECALKHPEDGAREGAEFVKAHIIRVTEKAFDDFAAGGTDEAANRRMLGLETK; this is encoded by the coding sequence ATGAAGACGATCAAGGGGCCGGGAATATTTCTTGGCCAGTTTGCAGGCGATGCGGCACCCTTCAATAGCTGGGACAGCATCACCAAATGGGCGGCGGAAAAGGGTTATGCCGGGGTTCAGGTGCCGACATGGGCAAGCCAGTTGATCGATTTGAAAAAGGCTTCTGAATCAAAAGATTATTGTGATGAGTTCGCAGGCGTGGCTAAAGAAAACGGCGTCGAGGTGACCGAGCTTTCCACCCACCTGCAAGGCCAGCTCGTTGCCGTTCATCCGGCCTATGACGAGGCTTTTGACGGTTTTGCTGTACCTGAAGTGCGCGGCAACCCGAAAGCCCGGCAGGAATGGGCGGTCGAGCAGGTCAAAATGGCCATCCGTGCCTCACGCCATCTTGGCATCACGGCGCATGCAACCTTTTCAGGCGCGCTTGCATGGCCGTTCATATATCCTTGGCCGCAGCGCCCGGCCGGTCTCGTCGAGACGGCTTTCGAGGAGCTGGCGCGGCGCTGGACACCGATCCTTGATCATGCCGACGAACACGGCGTCGATATCTGTTATGAAATTCATCCGGGCGAAGATCTGCATGACGGCATAAGCTTCGAGATGTTTCTGGAACGCGTGAACAACCATAGCCGCGCCAACATGCTCTACGACCCCTCTCATTATGTGCTGCAATGTCTTGATTATATTGATAATATCGATATTTATAAAGACCGTATCAAGATGTTCCACGTCAAGGATGCGGAGTTTAACCCGACCGGGCGGCAGGGCGTCTATGGTGGCTATCAGGGCTGGGTCGAGCGGGCCGGGCGCTTTCGTTCGCTGGGCGACGGACAAGTTGATTTCGGTGCAGTTTTCTCCAAAATGGCGGCAAATGATTTCGATGGCTGGGCCGTGGTCGAATGGGAATGCGCCTTGAAACACCCCGAGGACGGCGCGCGCGAAGGTGCGGAATTCGTGAAGGCACATATCATCCGCGTGACTGAAAAAGCCTTTGACGACTTTGCCGCGGGCGGCACTGATGAAGCGGCCAATCGCCGTATGCTCGGACTTGAGACGAAGTGA
- a CDS encoding sugar ABC transporter ATP-binding protein — MNPTTATEKSPVIETVSLSKSFGPVQVLKGISLKVYPGEVHAIIGENGAGKSTLMKLLAGNERPSGGEIRIDGKPVSFSDPVAAEAQGIVLVHQEILLAPDLTVAQNIYLGRERTKGISVDDRAMREGARKAIHDLGAEIDPDAVVASLSIAQRQLVQIARVLLVPHRVVIFDEPTASLTPFETEALLKLIKDIRAKGVAVLYISHRLPEVKEISDRVTVLRDGSLVADHNTQDLQPSDMARLMVGRDIAKLYPDRAAVHAGESVLEVRGFDVPGYVRNASFLLSKGEILGFAGLVGAGRTELMEAVVGLRPGRGEVRHNGKPVVFYNAHQSLTAGIAYLSEDRKGRGLLLGKDLRVNLTLASLSKFISRLQIDRKRESAALDDAIRDFDIRTGRKDILAGQLSGGNQQKLLLAKMMLLDPSIIIIDEPTRGIDVGTKQQIYQFIAGLADEGRSIIVVSSEMPELIGICDRIMVMREGHIAGEVSGERMTEQVIVALATGVGTEEAA, encoded by the coding sequence GTGAATCCGACCACAGCGACTGAAAAATCTCCTGTTATCGAGACGGTTTCGCTTTCGAAATCCTTCGGTCCGGTGCAGGTTCTCAAAGGCATCAGCCTTAAGGTTTACCCCGGCGAGGTTCATGCCATTATCGGCGAGAACGGAGCGGGTAAATCCACGCTGATGAAGCTGCTGGCGGGAAACGAGCGTCCAAGCGGCGGGGAAATCCGCATTGACGGCAAGCCGGTCAGTTTCAGTGATCCGGTCGCGGCGGAAGCGCAGGGCATCGTGCTGGTGCATCAGGAAATATTACTGGCACCCGATCTTACCGTAGCGCAGAATATCTATCTCGGACGCGAACGGACAAAGGGCATCAGTGTCGATGACCGCGCCATGCGCGAGGGTGCGCGAAAGGCCATCCACGATCTTGGCGCCGAAATCGATCCCGATGCGGTGGTGGCAAGCCTGTCGATTGCCCAGCGGCAACTGGTGCAGATCGCGCGCGTGCTTCTGGTCCCTCATCGCGTGGTGATTTTCGATGAGCCGACGGCATCCTTGACACCATTCGAGACGGAGGCGCTTCTAAAGCTCATCAAGGATATCCGCGCCAAGGGTGTTGCGGTGCTTTATATCTCGCATCGCCTGCCAGAGGTGAAGGAAATCTCCGACCGCGTGACGGTGCTGCGCGATGGATCGCTCGTTGCAGACCATAATACCCAGGATTTGCAACCATCCGACATGGCCCGACTAATGGTCGGACGCGATATAGCAAAGCTTTATCCTGACCGCGCTGCAGTTCACGCAGGGGAGAGCGTTCTTGAGGTGCGTGGCTTCGATGTTCCAGGCTATGTGCGAAACGCATCTTTCCTGTTGAGCAAAGGCGAGATTTTGGGGTTCGCCGGCCTGGTCGGGGCGGGGCGTACCGAATTGATGGAAGCTGTCGTCGGTCTGCGACCCGGCAGGGGTGAGGTGCGCCATAATGGCAAACCGGTCGTTTTCTACAATGCGCATCAAAGCCTGACGGCGGGCATCGCCTATCTCAGCGAAGATCGCAAGGGGCGGGGTCTGCTGCTTGGAAAGGACCTGCGCGTCAATCTCACGCTGGCCTCATTGTCGAAATTCATCAGTCGTTTGCAGATCGACCGCAAGCGCGAGAGTGCGGCCCTTGACGATGCCATTCGTGATTTCGATATCCGCACCGGGCGCAAGGATATCCTGGCCGGACAGCTTTCTGGAGGTAATCAGCAAAAGCTGCTTCTGGCCAAGATGATGCTGCTCGATCCGTCAATCATCATTATAGACGAGCCGACACGTGGCATCGATGTCGGCACCAAACAGCAGATCTATCAGTTCATTGCGGGACTGGCCGATGAGGGTCGGTCAATCATCGTGGTTTCGTCGGAAATGCCGGAACTGATCGGCATCTGCGACCGTATTATGGTGATGCGCGAGGGGCATATTGCAGGCGAAGTGAGTGGTGAGCGGATGACCGAGCAAGTAATCGTCGCGCTCGCGACCGGCGTTGGCACAGAAGAAGCAGCATAA
- a CDS encoding ABC transporter permease gives MTQVESDKSRVPKTSKDWDLRAVAPFIALALLLVLGAITNPNFISIDNLLNVMTRAAFIAVIAVGATYVISSGCLDLSVGSMVAFVASMMILFINSGVIADPVLMLIAAIMLALVLGAACGLLNGLITTVGRIEPFIATLGTMGIYRGLTTWLSQGGAITLRNPDIQSMYRPAYFGNILGVPVPVIVIFVTAALAAFVLYRTRYGRHLLAVGSSEDVARYSGISVRRVRTIAYVVQGLCVAVAVLLYVPRLGSTSAQTGMMWELNAITAVVVGGTVMRGGVGRIWGTICGAFILEFVSNIMLLSNFISEYLIGAIQGSIIIIAMLVQRSLSRR, from the coding sequence ATGACACAGGTCGAATCCGATAAAAGCCGTGTGCCGAAAACGTCAAAAGACTGGGATTTGCGGGCGGTCGCCCCCTTTATAGCACTGGCATTGCTGCTGGTTTTAGGCGCGATCACCAATCCCAACTTCATCAGCATCGATAATCTGCTCAATGTGATGACTCGCGCTGCCTTCATCGCGGTCATTGCCGTGGGTGCAACCTATGTAATTTCCTCCGGCTGTCTCGATCTATCGGTCGGTTCTATGGTGGCTTTCGTTGCCAGCATGATGATTTTGTTCATCAATTCAGGCGTGATAGCCGATCCTGTCCTCATGTTGATTGCCGCCATCATGCTCGCTTTGGTGCTGGGCGCGGCCTGCGGTCTTCTCAATGGCCTGATTACGACGGTCGGGCGCATAGAGCCGTTTATCGCGACCCTCGGCACCATGGGCATCTATCGCGGCCTGACCACATGGCTGTCGCAAGGGGGGGCGATTACGCTGCGCAATCCCGACATCCAGTCCATGTATCGCCCGGCCTATTTCGGCAATATTTTGGGCGTGCCGGTGCCGGTGATCGTCATTTTCGTGACCGCAGCCCTTGCCGCCTTCGTTCTTTATCGCACGCGCTATGGTCGGCACCTTCTGGCTGTTGGCTCTAGCGAAGACGTGGCGCGCTATTCGGGCATATCGGTCAGGCGGGTGCGCACGATTGCGTATGTTGTACAGGGACTTTGCGTTGCAGTCGCAGTGCTTCTTTACGTGCCGCGTCTGGGTTCGACCTCGGCGCAGACCGGCATGATGTGGGAACTCAATGCAATCACCGCGGTCGTTGTCGGTGGCACTGTGATGCGTGGTGGTGTCGGACGCATCTGGGGCACGATCTGCGGCGCCTTCATTCTGGAATTCGTCAGCAACATCATGCTGCTGTCGAATTTCATCAGTGAGTATCTGATCGGGGCCATTCAGGGTTCGATCATCATCATTGCCATGTTGGTGCAACGTTCATTGTCGCGGCGATGA
- the msrB gene encoding peptide-methionine (R)-S-oxide reductase MsrB translates to MKYSKSSEKIAQLTPEQYRVTQESGTERPGTGEYLYNKQPGIYVDVVSGEPLFASSDKYESHCGWPSFTKPIEPAHISELTDASHGMVRTEVRSAYGDSHLGHVFPDGPADRGGLRYCINSAALRFIPKTEMKAEGYGDYLDQVEDVA, encoded by the coding sequence ATGAAATACAGCAAATCTTCCGAGAAGATCGCGCAACTGACACCTGAGCAATACCGCGTCACGCAGGAAAGCGGCACCGAACGGCCTGGAACCGGCGAGTATCTGTATAATAAGCAGCCCGGAATTTATGTCGATGTCGTCTCTGGCGAGCCGCTTTTCGCATCGAGCGACAAATACGAATCCCACTGCGGCTGGCCGAGCTTCACCAAGCCGATCGAACCCGCCCATATAAGCGAATTGACCGACGCATCGCACGGTATGGTGCGTACCGAAGTACGATCAGCATATGGCGACAGCCATTTGGGCCACGTTTTCCCCGATGGCCCTGCAGATCGCGGTGGGCTTCGCTATTGCATCAATTCTGCTGCCTTGCGCTTTATTCCAAAAACCGAGATGAAAGCCGAGGGTTACGGAGACTATCTCGATCAGGTTGAAGATGTAGCCTGA
- a CDS encoding Gfo/Idh/MocA family oxidoreductase, with the protein MTIEAKTKETASPRIRLGMVGGGSGAFIGGVHRMAARLDNRFDLVAGALSSSPEKARDSGRELGLGEDRIYSSYKDMAIREARLKNGIQAVSIVTPNHVHYDAAKEFLKRGIHVICDKPLTSTLADAKKLKKLADESNALFVLTHNYTGYPMVRQARAMIANGELGDLRVVQVEYAQDWLTEAVEATGAKGAVWRTDPAQSGLGGATGDIGTHAFNLASFVTGLTLESLAADLDCFVEGRRLDDNAHVMLRFEGGAKGMLWCSQVAPGNENGLRLRVYGTKGGIEWAQEDPNRLWFTPFGEEKRLITRGGAGAGVEAARVTRVPSGHPEGYLEAFATIYSEAANAIDAHAQGSKPDNAVIYPTVDDGLQGVAFIDACVRSSAKNGGWVKL; encoded by the coding sequence ATGACGATTGAAGCCAAAACGAAAGAAACAGCAAGCCCGCGCATCCGGCTTGGTATGGTCGGTGGTGGTTCAGGCGCCTTCATCGGCGGCGTGCATCGCATGGCCGCACGGCTCGATAACCGCTTTGATCTGGTGGCGGGAGCGTTATCCTCGTCGCCGGAAAAAGCGAGAGACTCTGGGCGTGAACTGGGCCTTGGGGAGGACCGCATCTATTCAAGTTACAAGGACATGGCGATCCGTGAAGCGCGGCTGAAAAACGGCATTCAGGCCGTTTCCATCGTCACACCCAATCATGTGCATTACGATGCCGCGAAAGAGTTTTTGAAGCGCGGCATTCATGTGATCTGCGATAAGCCGCTGACCTCGACGCTGGCCGACGCGAAGAAACTGAAAAAGCTTGCCGATGAAAGCAACGCACTTTTCGTTCTTACCCATAATTATACCGGCTATCCGATGGTGCGCCAGGCGCGCGCCATGATCGCCAATGGCGAATTGGGCGATCTGCGGGTCGTGCAGGTCGAATATGCACAGGACTGGCTGACCGAAGCTGTTGAGGCGACCGGGGCCAAGGGTGCCGTCTGGCGCACCGACCCGGCGCAGTCGGGGCTTGGCGGGGCGACGGGGGATATTGGAACGCACGCCTTTAATCTTGCTTCTTTTGTGACCGGCCTGACACTTGAAAGCCTTGCCGCTGATCTCGATTGTTTCGTAGAAGGTCGTCGCCTCGACGACAATGCGCATGTGATGCTGCGTTTTGAAGGGGGCGCCAAGGGCATGCTCTGGTGCAGCCAGGTAGCACCCGGTAATGAAAACGGGTTGCGGCTCAGGGTCTATGGCACGAAGGGCGGAATCGAATGGGCACAAGAAGATCCGAACCGGCTGTGGTTTACACCGTTTGGCGAAGAAAAGCGGCTGATCACTCGTGGTGGTGCGGGTGCGGGAGTAGAAGCAGCACGGGTGACGCGTGTGCCATCAGGCCACCCGGAAGGCTATCTCGAGGCCTTTGCCACGATCTATAGCGAGGCGGCCAATGCGATTGACGCGCATGCGCAAGGCAGCAAGCCTGATAATGCAGTGATCTACCCGACAGTTGATGACGGGTTGCAAGGGGTCGCCTTCATCGATGCCTGTGTGCGCTCATCGGCGAAGAATGGCGGCTGGGTGAAGTTGTAG